The Scomber japonicus isolate fScoJap1 chromosome 8, fScoJap1.pri, whole genome shotgun sequence genome has a segment encoding these proteins:
- the LOC128362485 gene encoding LIM and calponin homology domains-containing protein 1-like isoform X3, producing MRKEVEEAESPKRSIRDSGYIDCWDSERSDSLSPPRHGREDSFDSLDSFGSRSRQTPSPDVLVARGSSDGRGSDSESDGAPHRKMPDVRKDDMLARRTSVSEPRTAMPFNQYLPNRSNQSGYVPNPLRKKKSDKDEGGRKSWSTATSPIGGDRPFSTPARSCSEELFHHPSTLAANATAASVVATSPVNTPGKHPPVTEREKAGPRKGDVGVLLLADAERDDKRARRALTPPKHISIPSPSHFLPVPAAVVTATAAPTDTGRRKGRALSESDNLQGGTSWLDSNPPATFSHTDSVSGDPQSVSMIDMRSEEEAILQPHSQVRHELMHNQYNQMKEEEDHWQDDLARWKNRRRSISQDLIKKEEERKMMEQLMTGDGCISHRRRSIKTYREIVEDKERREEELRLAYRRARTPEEASVILNRYAQRFSISESVLERLQLPKLLDRSISADPSFPTSPFPLSLSLSSSPTTPDPFDMDPNGPMKYLRQQSAPAPKFTSTLEARIEEFPKDTSVHPRHQIRSHSSEPPSTRALSPKPVPLLTPKPYIHPRPAAVEPLSSKADGLLRVNGNIGSDDVPTTPESQGRESPPHFHASPSKTSNSTVDVPSSTASPAHSTHASPGRGGSPVSTKSAEAPGGTESPSEGVEQGKVTEHSTPPSRPTSLPTELQKPEESIEKSGGQTAGAPEEEKSNAADQQTAPAETNQKQEKIEQNISKLDQSEDSTHESQPVTSQICSSLEWSQRKEIVQSFTASASSGYDLPSETTEDFANSVRSPSATSNPKLRWDFFAPAEEAEKDRRGNEKYQREQEKLKEEWEKAQREVAEEEKKYHEEERRILEETVAPLTPRSSALPSPSRGELSSTSQPQDAIVRSLADWERKQEMLENQSRGSTESVEWKRRENDRTSDISTADDSMKTGRSSVSQSSSQVEMFGHSLQNGQKLPSVPAKTSTPVKKQQELKADSNKPSRPSGDRRSSPIDNNMGRNSSKPPAACPPPPDTVPPAPNRSVSGKKLCSSCGQPLGKGAAMIIETLSLYFHIHCFKCGVCKGQLGDTTTGTDVRIRNGLLNCHQCYIRSRSAGQPTTL from the exons ATGCGAAAG gaggtggaggaggcagagagccCTAAACGTAGCATTCGGGACAGTGGCTACATTGACTGCTGGGACTCTGAACGCAGCGACTCCCTCTCTCCGCCACGCCACGGCCGCGAGGACTCGTTCGACAGCCTGGACTCCTTCGGCTCACGCTCACGACAGACCCCGTCGCCAGACGTCCTGGTCGCCCGCGGCAGCAGCGATG GCCGCGGCAGTGACTCAGAGTCCGACGGCGCCCCACACCGGAAGATGCCAGATGTCCGTAAAGACGACATGTTGGCGCGGCGGACTTCAGTCAGCGAGCCCCGGACCGCCATGCCTTTTAACCAGTACCTGCCCAACAGGAGCAACCAGAGTGGATATGTGCCAAACCCGCTCCGTAAGAAGAAGAGCGACAAAGACGAGGGAGGACGCAAGAGCTGGAGTACAGCCACTTCACCTATAGGGGGAGACAGACCTTTCAG CACTCCAGCTCGCTCGTGCTCAGAGGAACTCTTCCACCATCCGTCGACCCTAGCGGCAAACGCCACAGCAGCATCTGTGGTCGCGACAAGCCCCGTCAACACACCTGGGAAACATCCACCTGTCACAGAGCGAGAGAAGGCCGGGCCGAGGAAGGGTGACGTCGGCGTTCTGTTACTCGCAGATGCAGAGCGAGATGATAAGCGGGCCCGTCGTGCGCTGACGCCACCCAAACACATCAGCATCCCGAGCCCATCCCACTTCCTTCCTGTGCCCGCTGCCGTGGTAACCGCTACAGCTGCACCGACGGATACAGGACGTCGGAAGGGAAGGGCGCTGAGTGAAAGTGACAACCTGCAAGGAGGGACTTCTTGGTTGGACAGCAATCCTCCAGCAAC ATTCAGCCACACAGATAGTGTGTCAGGTGACCCACA GAGTGTGAGTATGATCGACATGCGTAGCGAGGAGGAGGCCATCTTGCAGCCCCACAGTCAGGTGCGTCATGAACTGATGCACAACCAATAcaaccagatgaaggaagaggaggatcaCTGGCAGGAT gacCTGGCCCGATGGAAAAACAGACGGAGGAGTATTTCCCAGGATCTGAtcaagaaggaggaggagaggaaaatgaTGGAGCAGTTGATGACAGGAGATGGCTGTATCTcccacaggaggaggagcatcAAAACCTACAGAGAGATAGTGGAGGACAA GGAGCGTCGAGAGGAGGAGCTGCGGTTGGCTTATAGGAGGGCCAGAACCCCGGAGGAGGCGTCTGTCATCCTCAATCGTTACGCCCAGCGTTTCTCCATCAGCGAGTCAGTGCTGGAACGCCTGCAGCTGCCAAAACTCCTGGACCGCAGCATATCCGCTgacccttccttccctacctcaCCCTTcccactctccctctccctgtcctcctccccgACAACCCCAGATCCCTTTGATATGGACCCTAATGGGCCCATGAAGTATCTGCGGCAACAATCTGCCCCAGCTCCAAAGTTCACATCTACACTGGAGGCGCGAATCGAGGAGTTTCCCAAAGACACGTCTGTACACCCGCGGCACCAGATTCGCTCACATTCGTCTGAGCCACCATCAACCCGAGCCCTGTCGCCCAAACCGGTGCCTTTGCTCACGCCCAAGCCTTACATCCACCCCCGGCCTGCAGCGGTCGAACCATTGTCCAGCAAG GCGGATGGTTTGCTCCGAGTCAACGGTAACATAGGAAGTGACGATGTTCCCACCACACctgagagtcaaggaagggaatCTCCTCCTCATTTCCATGCCTCCCCTTCCAAAACCAGCAACAGCACTGTAGACGTTCCCTCGTCAACAGCCTCGCCCGCACACAGTACACACGCCTCCcctggaagaggaggaagcccAGTGTCAACAAAGTCCGCAGAGGCACCGGGTGGCACAGAGTCGCCATCTGAAGGCGTCGAACAAGGGAAAGTCACAGAGCATTCGACGCCACCGAGCCGGCCCACCTCACTCCCAACG GAATTGCAGAAACCAGAGGAAAGCATCGAGAAGAGTGGAGGTCAGACAGCAGGTGCTCCAGAGGAGGAAAAGTCAAATGCTGCAGATCAACAAACAGCACCTGCAG AAACTaatcaaaaacaagaaaagattgAACAAAACATCTCCAAACTTGACCAATCAGAGGACAGCACACACGAAAGTCAGCCAGTAACTTCACAG ATCTGCAGTTCCCTGGAGTGGTCTCAGAGAAAGGAGATTGTACAAAGCTTCACTGCTTCTGCATCATCTGGATACGACCTGCCAAGTGAAACAACAGAAG ACTTTGCAAACAGTGTCAGGTCTCCGTCTGCAACCAGCAACCCTAAGTTACGCTGGGACTTCTTCGCTCCAGCAG aggaagcagagaaggaTCGCCGTGGCAAC gaGAAGTACCAGCGCGAgcaggagaagctgaaggaggagTGGGAGAAAGCTCAGAGGGAGGTGGCcgaagaggagaagaagtaccatgaggag GAGCGTAGGATACTGGAGGAGACTGTGGCGCCTCTGACTCCCCGTTCATCAGCCCTGCCCTCCCCCAGCCGAGGGGAGCTCTCCTCCACCTCGCAGCCTCAGGACGCCATCGTCCGCTCACTCGCCGACTGGGAACgcaagcaggaaatgttggaaAATCAGTCG agaggaagtaCAGAGAGCGTGGAATGGAAACGAAGAGAAAACGACAGGACCAGTGACATCAGCACTGCTGACGACAGCATGAAAACAGGCAGAAG CTCGGTGAGCCAGAGCAGCAGTCAGGTCGAGATGTTCGGTCACAGTCTGCAGAACGGCCAAAAGCTTCCATCGGTGCCGGCCAAAACCTCAACTCCCGTCAAGAAACAACAAGAGCTCAAAGCAGACAGCAACAAGCCCAGCCGGCCTTCAGGAGAccgcag GAGCAGCCCCATTGATAATAACATGGGCCGCAACTCATCAAAGCCCCCCGCAGCATGTCCTCCACCTCCAGACACAGTGCCTCCAGCACCCAATAG